CTGTCTCGTTCGCATGGCTAAGTGATCCCTGTCACGAATCCGGGTGTCAGGAGGGGAGGGGGATCGCTCGGCCGACGGTCGGCGTCGGCGGTCACGCGCGTGATGCGAGGATACCGAGGAGTCCGTGCGAGGCGGATCCCGTGGCCGACCGCTCGTCGGCACCGACTCGCCGCCTCGGCACCGGCCGCGGACCCACCCGAGACGTGCGCCCGCGAGGACTTCCCCGACGACGTGCCCGGGCCGCCACGCCAGGAGGGTGGCCGGAGCGGGCCCAGGCGGAGGCCCCACCGGGGCGGACACCCTGTCAAACCGAGCAGAAAGCTTCAACTAGCGTGGCCAGGCTGATCGAAATAACCGATGCGCAGGACCCCGCCGTCGACGACTTCCGCGATCTGACCACCGCCGATCGGCGTCCCGACCGGCCCGGCGGCCGCGGGCTGGTCATCGGCGAGGGCAGGCTGGTGGTCGAACGACTGTTGGCCTCGCCCTACCCCATCCGGGGACTGCTGGGGGAGCGGAAGCGGATCAACACCCTCGAACCGCTGCTGCGCGACCTCGACGTCCCCGCCTACATCGTCGACCCCGAGACGCTGGCCAAGATCGTGGGCTTCCACCTCAACCGCGGGGTCCTCGCGGTGGCGGACCGCGCCCCCGAACCGGATCCGGTGGAACTGATCCGGAGTTCCCGCAAACTGGCGGTGCTGGAGGGCGTGGTCGACCACGAGAACCTCGGAGCCATGTTCCGCAACGCCGCCGGACTGGGACTCGACGGCGTGCTGCTCGGCCGGGGCTGCTCCGACCCGCTCTACCGGCGCAGTATCCGGGTATCCATGGGGCACGTGCTGCGCGTCCCCTTCGCCAGACTCCCGAACTGGCCCGGTGACCTGGAAGTACTGGGCAGCCACGGGTTCAGGGTGGCCGCCCTGGCACCCCGCCCCGACGCCGTTCCGGTCGGACGTGCCGATCTGGCGACCGGGAAGGTGGCCGTGCTGATGGGCTCGGAAGGGCCGGGCCTGAGCGAGGAGGCGCTGCGGGTGGTCGACCTCACCGTCGGCATCCCGATGTCGCGGGAGGTGGACTCGC
The nucleotide sequence above comes from Actinopolyspora erythraea. Encoded proteins:
- a CDS encoding TrmH family RNA methyltransferase codes for the protein MARLIEITDAQDPAVDDFRDLTTADRRPDRPGGRGLVIGEGRLVVERLLASPYPIRGLLGERKRINTLEPLLRDLDVPAYIVDPETLAKIVGFHLNRGVLAVADRAPEPDPVELIRSSRKLAVLEGVVDHENLGAMFRNAAGLGLDGVLLGRGCSDPLYRRSIRVSMGHVLRVPFARLPNWPGDLEVLGSHGFRVAALAPRPDAVPVGRADLATGKVAVLMGSEGPGLSEEALRVVDLTVGIPMSREVDSLNVAASAAIVFHAMREEES